In the Phaseolus vulgaris cultivar G19833 chromosome 7, P. vulgaris v2.0, whole genome shotgun sequence genome, one interval contains:
- the LOC137829564 gene encoding thylakoid membrane protein TERC, chloroplastic — translation MGLASVIHNSVRIPFNLDHIPRISHSAPALHHPISSFCSVYHHRPPHPVPLLCSRRIGQDNFAPEVKRINAQPKDDIGNIDKSPTQESLANEDYNSSLRAVALWVCTAVAFGVGLGFKEGFDKASEFFAGYILEQSLSVDNLFVFVLIFNFFKVPVAYQSRVLSYGIAGAVVFRLTLILIGTATIQRFEAVNLLFAAILLYSSFKLFASEEDESDLSDNFVVKACQKFIPVTTFYDGDRFITNLGGVWKATPLLLTVAVIELSDIVFAVDSIPAVFGVTRDPFVVFTSNLFAILGLRSLYLIISEGMSELKYLQPSIAVVLGFIGVKMILDYFGFHVSTEASLGFVASSLTIGVVLSLAKKSE, via the exons ATGGGATTGGCCTCTGTTATTCACAACAGCGTCCGAATTCCATTCAACTTGGATCACATTCCCAGGATTTCACACTCTGCTCCTGCACTTCACCACCCCATCTCTTCCTTTTGTTCAG TGTACCATCATCGTCCTCCACACCCAGTTCCCCTTTTATGCTCTAGACGAATTGGACAGGATAATTTTGCCCCAG AAGTAAAGAGGATTAATGCTCAACCAAAGGATGACATTGGCAACATTGACAAATCTCCTACTCAGGAATCTCTAGCAAATGAAGATTACAATTCCTCCCTTAGAGCTGTAGCCTTATGG GTGTGCACTGCGGTGGCATTTGGTGTTGGTTTGGGTTTTAAGGAAGGTTTTGACAAAGCATCGGAATTCTTTGCTGG GTACATATTGGAGCAAAGTCTTTCTGTAGATAATCTCTTTGTCTTTGTTCTGATATTCAATTTCTTCAAAGTGCCGGTTGCATATCAG AGTCGTGTGCTCTCCTATGGTATTGCTGGTGCAGTTGTCTTTCGTCTGACGTTAATACTTATTGGAACAGCTACCATTCAG AGATTTGAAGCAGTCAACCTTCTCTTTGCCGCCATATTACTCTACTCATCATTTAAG CTGTTTGCTAGTGAAGAAGATGAATCTGACTTATCAGATAACTTTGTGGTGAAGGCATGCCAGAAATTTATCCCTGTAACAA CGTTTTATGATGGAGATCGATTCATAACAAATCTTGGTGGAGTGTGGAAA GCCACCCCGTTGCTTCTTACTGTAGCTGTTATTGAGCTCAGTGACATTGTATTTGCA GTTGACTCAATACCTGCAGTATTTGGTGTGACGCGGGATCCATTTGTAGTCTTTACATCTAATCTTTTTGCCATTTTGG GTTTGAGGTCACTTTACTTGATAATTTCGGAGGGTATGTCTGAGTTGAAGTACTTACAG CCCTCCATTGCTGTTGTTCTGGGATTTATTGGGGTTAAGATGATCCTGGACTATTTTG GATTTCATGTCTCCACAGAGGCATCCCTTGGTTTTGTAGCCTCAAGTCTTACCATTGGAGTGGTATTAAGTCTGGCTAAGAAGTCTGAGTAG
- the LOC137829565 gene encoding glutathione S-transferase L3-like, whose amino-acid sequence MATFGAQVVRPPPLTSTSDPPPLFDGTTRLYINYDCPYAQRVWIARNYKGLQNKINLIPINLQDRPAWYKEKVYSENKVPSLEHNGKVLGESLDLIKYVDVNFEGTPLFPTDPAKKEFGEQLISHVDTFTRDLFISLKGDAVQQASSAFDYLENALGKFDDGPFLLGQFSLVDIAYIPFVERFHIVFAEAFKHDVTEGRPKFATWLKELNKIDAYTETKVDPQDIIDLFKKRFLPQL is encoded by the exons ATGGCCACTTT TGGCGCGCAAGTGGTTCGTCCTCCTCCATTGACATCCACCTCTGATCCTCCTCCTCTTTTTGATGGCACCACCAG GTTGTACATCAATTATGATTGCCCCTATGCACAACGTGTATGGATTGCTAGGAACTACAAG GGGTTACAAAACAAGATCAATTTGATCCCTATAAACCTTCAAGACAGGCCAGCTTGGTATAAGGAGAAAGTCTACTCTGAAAATAAG GTGCCATCACTGGAGCACAATGGCAAGGTATTGGGAGAAAGTCTTGATTTGATCAAATATGTAGATGTCAACTTCGAAGGGACACCTCTGTTTCCCACT GATCCTGCCAAGAAAGAGTTCGGTGAGCAATTGATATCCCATGTTGATACATTCACCAGAGATCTGTTCATTTCATTGAAAGGAGATGCTGTACAGCAAGCCA GTTCTGCTTTTGATTATTTGGAGAATGCTCTTGGTAAATTTGATGATGGGCCATTCTTGCTTGGTCAATTCAGTCTG GTGGATATAGCATATATTCCATTTGTTGAAAGATTTCACATTGTCTTTGCTGAGGCGTTCAAACATGACGTCACAGAAGGAAGGCCTAAATTTGCAACATGGCTCAAG GAGTTGAACAAGATTGATGCTTATACAGAGACAAAAGTTGATCCCCAGGATATCATTGATCTTTTCAAGAAACGTTTTCTG CCTCAATTATGA
- the LOC137829566 gene encoding glutathione S-transferase L3-like has product MATLGVQAFRPPPLTSTSDPPSLFDGTTRLYISYSCPYAQRVWITRNYKRLQAKIQLVPIDLQDRPAWYKEKVYPENKVPSLEHNGKVLGESLDLIKYVDANFEGTPLFPGDPAKKEFGEHLISHVDTFNKDTSSSLKGDAEHQDSFAFEYLENALGKFDDGPFFLGQFSLVDIAYIPFVERFQPVFLDFFKHDITEGRPKLSTWIEEVNKIDAYTETKMDPQEIVDRFKKRYLSQQ; this is encoded by the exons ATGGCAACTCT TGGCGTTCAAGCATTTCGTCCTCCTCCATTAACATCCACCTCCGACCCACCTTCTCTTTTTGATGGCACCACCAG gtTGTACATCAGTTATTCATGCCCTTATGCACAACGTGTATGGATAACTAGGAATTACAAG AGACTACAAGCCAAGATCCAATTGGTCCCTATTGATCTTCAAGATAGGCCAGCTTGGTATAAGGAGAAAGTCTACCCTGAAAATAAG gTGCCGTCCTTGGAGCACAATGGCAAGGTATTGGGAGAAAGTCTTGATTTGATCAAGTATGTAGATGCCAACTTTGAAGGGACACCTTTGTTTCCTGGT GATCCTGCTAAGAAAGAGTTTGGTGAACACCTAATATCCCATGTTGATACATTCAACAAAGACACGTCCTCTTCATTGAAAGGGGATGCTGAACACCAAGACA GTTTTGCCTTTGAGTACTTGGAGAATGCTCTTGGTAAATTTGATGATGGACCATTCTTTCTTGGTCAATTCAGTTTG GTGGATATTGCCTATATTCCATTTGTTGAAAGATTCCAACCTGTCTTTCTCGACTTTTTCAAGCATGACATCACCGAAGGAAGGCCAAAACTTTCAACTTGGATTGAG GAGGTGAACAAGATTGATGCTTATACAGAGACAAAAATGGATCCCCAGGAAATCGTTGATAGATTCAAGAAACGTTATCTG TCTCAACAGTGA